From one Eptesicus fuscus isolate TK198812 chromosome 21, DD_ASM_mEF_20220401, whole genome shotgun sequence genomic stretch:
- the LOC103303851 gene encoding zinc finger protein 883-like, with translation MEEAPEGPSPLCGGEPEAWRVITVGDPGLPASQTPLRPQSPMAAASLRFPAEDMSFEDVTVAFSQEEWGLLDAAERLLYCEVMLEICTLVATVGYWHKPEDAAAPAEQMVPAEGEVQVGVPETAPAAERTHSCEQCVLVLKAIFHLTELQAGNPEQRAFFSDACVRGFCFRANIHQQPREAGAQEPWKGDADGASLMTSNSFYVSGAPFAAREAEEDFAAAPGLLQHQPTQSAEEPHSVIESWQAVHSGTGPRQWGECEKAAFHSPDLGQQQSVYTGEGLFECSQCGKASIQIFNLLLHRSVHPGERLPYECGVCGKCFSCEFFLLRHQSVHTDGKPYECSVCGKCFSCKYTLLQHQRIHSDEKPYECSFCKKCFSYKFNLMRHEKIHTGENPYGCSDCGKSFSHSSALIRHKRVHTGERPYECSDCGKTFTNSSALIQHQRVHTGEKPYQCSECGKCFRQSSALIYHQKVHAGEKPYECGDCGKCFRYNYILIQHRKVHTGERRYECGACGKRFIYNFNLIKHQRIHTGEKPYVCSDCGKAFRRSSSLIQHKSVHSEERPYECNECGKSFTRASNLLRHWRVHTGERPYECSDCGKSFSHSSALIQHKRVHTGERPYECNECGKTFTRTSNLLRHWRVHTGERPYECAYCDKSFSHSSALIQHKRVHTGERPYECNECGKSFTRTSNLLRHRRLHTGEKP, from the exons ATGGAGGAGGCGCCGGAGGGGCCGTCCCCGCTGTGCGGAGGCGAACCGGAGGCCTGGCGAGTCATCACGGTCGGCGATCCGGGCCTCCCGGCCTCGCAGACCCCGCTCCGCCCACAAAGTCCAATGGCGGCGGCCTCGCTGCGGTTCCCGGCGGAG GACATGAGCTTTGAGGACGTGACCGTCGCCTTctcccaggaggagtgggggctcctGGATGCGGCCGAGAGACTTCTCTACTGCGAGGTGATGCTGGAGATCTGTACGCTCGTGGCGACCGTGG GTTATTGGCACAAACCGGAGGACGCGGCGGCGCCTGCTGAGCAGATGGTGCCGGCAGAAGGAGAGGTACAGGTCGGGGTGCCCGAGACCGCGCCGGCCGCGGAGAGAACTCACTCCTGTGAGCAGTGCGTCTTGGTCCTGAAGGCTATCTTCCACCTGACGGAGCTCCAGGCCGGGAACCCGGAGCAGAGAGCCTTCTTCAGCGACGCGTGTGTGAGGGGCTTCTGCTTCCGGGCAAACATTCACCAGCAGCCGCGGGAAGCCGGTGCCCAGGAGCCCTGGAAGGGGGACGCGGACGGGGCCTCGCTCATGACCAGCAACAGCTTCTACGTGTCCGGGGCGCCGTTCGCCGCCAGGGAGGCCGAGGAGGACTTCGCCGCCGCCCCCGGCCTCCTCCAGCACCAGCCCACGCAGAGCGCCGAGGAGCCGCACAGCGTCATTGAGAGCTGGCAGGCCGTCCACAGTGGGACGGGTCCGCGCCAGTGGGGGGAGTGTGAGAAGGCCGCCTTCCACAGCCCGGACCTGGGGCAGCAGCAGAGCGTCTACACGGGAGAGGGGCTGTTTGAGTGCAGCCAGTGTGGGAAGGCCTCCATACAGATCTTCAACCTCCTGCTGCACAGGAGCGTCCACCCCGGGGAGAGGCTGCCCTACGAGTGCGGCGTGTGCGGGAAGTGCTTCAGCTGTGAGTTCTTCCTCCTCCGGCACCAGAGTGTGCACACGGACGGGAAGCCCTACGAGTGCAGTGTGTGTGGGAAGTGCTTCAGCTGCAAGTACACCCTCCTCCAGCATCAGAGAATCCACTCTGACGAAAAGCCTTACGAGTGCAGTTTTTGTAAGAAATGCTTTAGCTACAAATTCAATCTCATGAGACACGAGAAAATCCATACCGGGGAAAACCCGTACGGatgcagtgactgtgggaagtccttcagccaCAGCTCCGCCCTCATCCGGCACAAGCGagtccacactggagaaaggccctATGAGTGCAGTGACTGCGGGAAGACCTTCACAAACAGCTCGGCCCTCATTCAGCACCAGCgagtccacactggagaaaagccgtatcagtgcagtgagtgtgggaagtGCTTCCGGCAGAGCTCCGCCCTCATCTATCACCAGAAAGTTCACGCGGGAGAAAAGCCGTATGAGTGTGGGGATTGCGGCAAGTGCTTCCGGTACAACTACATCCTCATCCAGCACCGgaaagttcacactggagagaggCGGTATGAATGCGGTGCTTGTGGGAAACGCTTCATCTACAACTTCAACCTCATTAAACACCAGAGAATCCACACTGGCGAGAAGCCGTACGTGTGTAGCGATTGTGGGAAGGCCTTTAGGCGAAGCTCCTCCCTCATTCAGCACAAGAGTGTTCACAGTGAGGAGAGACCTTACGAGTGCAATGAGTGCGGGAAGTCTTTTACCCGGGCATCTAACCTCCTCAGGCACTggagagttcacacaggagagagGCCCTAtgagtgtagtgattgtgggaagtccttcagccaCAGCTCCGCCCTCATTCAGCACAAAAGGGTGCACACTGGAGAAAGACCTTATGAGTGTAACGAGTGCGGGAAAACTTTCACCCGCACGTCGAACCTCCTCAGACActggagagttcacactggagagaggCCCTATGAGTGTGCTTATTGTGACAAGTCCTTCAGCCACAGCTCCGCCCTCATTCAGCACAAAAGggtgcacactggagaaaggccctATGAGTGTAATGAGTGCGGGAAGTCTTTTACCCGCACGTCTAACCTCCTCAGACACCGGAGACTTCACACTGGGGAAAAGCCTTAA
- the LOC129147053 gene encoding zinc finger protein 883-like — MAAAAPRRPAEDMDFEDVAIAFSQEEWGLLDEAQRLLYCEVMLEVFALVASVGCGHKTEDGETPSEQSVSVEGQSQVRASETAPAAQRTRPCERCVPALKAVLRLTECQAANLEQRAFSSEARVRGCCFPANPHRQQREAGAEEPWEEAVDRPSRVTRCSFCVSGPPSARGKVGEGFPATSGLHQHQAPCDTEEPHDGSESGQAFPSGENRLHSGECEKAASPHQNLVQRQSDCSRRGLHESSQCQKAFRHIFNLQHRRVHTEEKSQECRGYGKSFSNNSDLPEHQTERTEEEPYECSTCGKCFRQRTNLIQHQRLHSGKNAFECGECRKSFRFKCYLLIHQRIHTGEKPYECRDCGKSFSQSSALFKHQKIHTGEKPYECSDCGRCFTYKCILVNHQKIHTGEKPYECSKCSKSFRRRSHLIQHLRVHSEAEPYEWGESGKSFSDTSSFLQHSRKIPYGCSECGKYFSCKSDLLRHQRVHTGEKPYECSDCGKYFRESSALIKHQRVHTGEKPYECSHCGNSFSQSSNLVKHQRVHTGEKPYECSDCGKSFHQRSALTQHQRVHTGEKPYECSDCGRCFSNKCILINHQRVHTGEKPYECSTCRKPFRQHSHLIQHLRVHSEEKPYECGKCVKSFSSTSSFLQHLSVHSTERPYQCSECGKSFSYKCHFIRHLRVHTREKP; from the exons ATGGCGGCGGCCGCGCCGAGGCGCCCGGCGGAG GACATggactttgaggacgtggccattgccttctcccaggaggagtgggggctcctggatgaggctcagagacttctgtactgcgaggtgatgctggaagtgtttgcactcGTGGCATCCGTAG GTTGTGGGCATAAGACGGAAGATGGCGAGACCCCTTCTGAGCAGAGTGTGTCTGTAGAAGGACAGTCACAGGTCAGGGCGTCTGAGACGGCTCCAGCAGCCCAGAGGACCCGCCCCTGTGAGCGCTGTGTCCCAGCCTTGAAAGCTGTTCTGCGCCTGACTGAGTGCCAAGCAGCCAACCTTGAGCAGAGAGCCTTCTCCAGTGAAGCACGTGTGAGAGGCTGCTGTTTCCCTGCAAACCCTCACCGGcagcagagggaagccggtgccgagGAGCCCTGGGAAGAGGCCGTGGACAGGCCCTCGCGTGTGACCCGGTGCAGCTTCTGCGTATCAGGGCCACCTTCCGCCcgtgggaaggttggggagggctTCCCGgccacctcaggccttcatcaGCACCAGGCCCCTTGTGATACTGAAGAGCCACACGATGGTAGTGAGAGCGGGCAGGCCTTTCCCAGTGGAGAAAATCGTCTCCATTCAGGTGAATGTGAAAAAGCTGCCAGCCCACACCAGAACCTTGTTCAACGTCAAAGCGACTGTTCTAGAAGAGGGCTTCACGAGAGCAGCCAGTGTCAAAAAGCCTTTAGACACATCTTTAACCTTCAGCACAGAAGGGTTCACACCGAAGAAAAGTCTCAGGAGTGTAGGGGTTATGGGAAGTCCTTCAGCAACAACTCTGACCTCCCTGAACACCAGACAGAGCGCACTGAAGAGGAGCCGTATGAGTGCAGTACTTGTGGGAAATGCTTTAGACAGCGCACGAACCTTATTCAACACCAAAGACTTCACTCTGGAAAAAATGCTTTTGAGTGCGGTGAATGTAGGAAGTCTTTTCGCTTCAAATGTTACCTCCTCATAcaccagagaattcacactggagaaaagccttatgagtgtagggattgtgggaagtcctttagCCAAAGCTCTGCCCTTTTTAAACACCAGAAAATTCACACTGgtgaaaagccatatgagtgtagtgattgtgggagATGCTTTACCTACAAATGTATCCTCGTTAATCACCAGAAaatccacactggagaaaagccatatgagtgcagtAAGTGTAGCAAATCGTTCAGACGACGCTCCCACCTTATTCAGCACCTTCGCGTTCATTCTGAAGCAGAGCCGTATGAATGGGGTGAATCTGGGAAGTCCTTCAGCGATACCTCCAGCTTCCTTCAACACAGTAGAAAAATACCTTATgggtgtagtgaatgtgggaaatatttTAGCTGCAAATCTGACCTCCTTagacaccagagagttcacactggagaaaagccatatgagtgtagtgattgtgggaagtACTTTAGAGAAAGCTCTGCCCTCATtaaacaccagagagttcacactggagaaaagccatacgAGTGTAGTCACTGTGGGAACTCTTTCAGCCAAAGCTCTAACCTCGTTAAACACCAGAgggttcacactggagaaaaaccttacgagtgtagtgattgtgggaagtccttccaCCAACGCTCTGCCCTCACTCAACaccagagagttcatactggagaaaagccgtatgagtgtagtgattgtgggagATGCTTTAGCAACAAATGTATCCTCATTaatcaccagagagttcacactggagaaaagccgtaCGAGTGTAGTACGTGTAGAAAACCATTCAGACAACACTCCCACCTTATTCAACACCTCCGCGTTCATTCTGAAGAGAAGCCTTATGAGTGTGGCAAGTGTGTGAAGTCTTTCAGCAGTACCTCCAGCTTCCTTCAACACCTGAGTGTGCACTCTACAGAAAGGCCTTAtcagtgtagtgaatgtgggaaatcttttagctACAAATGTCACTTCATTAGGCATCTGAGAGTTCACACTAGAGAAAAGCCTTGA